The Candidatus Thermokryptus mobilis nucleotide sequence AGGCGAGAACTTTCAAACTACCGCATTGGATAAAGAAATTTCAGCGAGTTAAAAAACAAAACCCCGAGTTTTCTCGGGGTTTTTTGCTTTAAAATAAAAAAAGACCGCTGGCGCTCGGGGACACACGCCAGCGATCTCGGCGGGAAAGGAATCGGGGATGATTATGCACCTTTAATATAATAATTTCAAAAAATCAAGTCAAGTACTTTGTTGCACTTTTTCGCCTATTTTAAAAATTCACTTAAAAGCTCACCCTCATACCAAGTTGTATCTGCCTTTTATCACCAGCGGTCGTCGGCTTACCAAATAAAACGGATTTCATATTCCCAACATAGCCACCAAAATTTGTCCAGTTAAACACATTGAATGCCTCAAGCATAAGCGTTAAGGTAACGCCACGATATGAAAAGTCCTTTGAAAGACGCAAATTAAAGTTTCTTTCAGCGAAGACATACTTGAAAATAAATCTTTGTCCTGGGACTCTTCCAGCATTTCGTCCAAGCCCAGCGGGATAATCATTCCCAAGAACACCATCATTATTGTCATCAGTCCCAGTGAAAACAAGATAAGGTCTACCGGTTGCAAACGTTCCCCAACCGCTTATCTTAAATCCAAATGGCAAATCAAAAGTGCTACTTATTGAAATCCTATGCCTCTCATCAAGCGTTGATGGTGCTTTCTTCAACATATCAAGGTTCGTATAATAAAGGTAACCGTAATAAATCGTATTATCAAATTCATCATATGTCCAAGACAATGTATAAGCAATGTTCAACCCCCAAGAACCGGGCTTATATGGTTTATCAAATGTAAAGTATATGGCGTCATACCAAGAATTGCCAGCATCCGTCCAAACTTGAATCGGTCCATATTTCGCCGTTAACCTTTGCTTTGCATTTGCATTATAAGTCGTTATCTCATTATATCCGCGAACACCTGTATAACTTAAACTCACAAGCACCTCACCAAATCTCTGCCTCAAACCGACGCTGTATTGAATTGTCATCGGTGGTTTCAAATCGTTTGGTATTAAGAATATCTCTGGAGCTGGAACTCTCCCTTGCGAAATCAAATTAAGCAACTCATCTCGGCTATAATATCTATCATCCCATTGAATTCTGTCAGGACCAAAATCAAGGTAATAAACCTTCCAAGTGTATCTCAAAATTTCATCAGAAGCAACATTCCAAACATGCCTATCATAGTAAATACCTGCTCCACCGAAAATAACCGTTTCACCCTTCCTGCTTATATCGTATGAAACGCCAACCCTAGGTTGAAACGCTTTCCAATATGGTTTCCTATCTTTTCCTCTTGAGAAGTATTTCTCACCAAAGAACTGAATGAGATCCCTTCTTATCGTATCGGGAACAGCAAAATCATTGTTTATCATGTTTGTCTCATAATCCCACCTTATTCCTAAATTCAAGGTCAAATAAGGTGTAACAGTCCAATCGTCTTGGATATAAATTCCAAATTGCGTGTTCCATTTTTCAACCGTTGGGACGCCAACCCCAACTCTCGCTTGATATGGTGTCGTGCTCGTATCGCGCAAGAAATAAAATTGAGGATAAAGATAAAGTTTCTGATTTGCTTCATATCTCAATCGCTGAATGAAAAAGCCACCCTTGATCACATGGTTTTCCCTCGTGTATGTTATATCATTATAAAAAGCGTATCTGTCTTGGAACCAATTCTGCGGTGCATGTGAAAATCCTCCAATGAACGCGCTTGGATAAATCCTCCCAGGGGTTGGAAATGGTGCGATATTTGCAATTTCCCAGTTATAACGCTGGAAGTTCAATCTTGCCTCGTTCATAAGGGTCGGTGAGATAATATACTGATGCTTCAAAACATAATTGTAAACCCTATTGTAGAAAAGTCTACCTCTCTCATATGCGCTTCCTCCACCTATCCCAAGATAGTTTCTATCAAACCTTCCATACCATGTGAAATCAAGGAAATGATTCTGAACAGGCTGGAAAGTTAATCTCCCAAGTCCAAGATGACCACTAAATGGAACTTTATATGTTCCCGCATACTGAGCGAAAAGTGGTGGCACAACAACGGTTGCAAATCTGTCGGTGAAAGTCCCCTCATAAGAGACAAAGAAATGAAGTTTATCTCTTATTATTGGACCCCCTAAACTGACACCTGTTTGACGACGCTTAAACCCTGGTTTTTCCTTTTCAAAAACTCCAAGTGCATTAAGCGACTTATCACGATAGGTTATAAATGCCGTCCCATGAAATTCATTAGTTCCCGTCTTTGAAACAGCAGAGACGACACCTCCAGCTGCCTTTGAATATTCCGCTTTGTAAAGTTGAGTTATAACTCTTGCTTCCTTAACAGCATCAAGCGGAAACGGATTCCCAGGGCTTAAAAATTGCCCGGCTAAACCACCTTCAACTATTTCATTCTTATATTC carries:
- a CDS encoding TonB-dependent receptor is translated as LAKYFLPIFLILSIHFLFSQGSGTYTASLTGKVFDNEGKPIPDVEIVVRNVETGYIRGGITTASGIYNVLSLPPGTYEVNALHVAYGKQTKIIELGVGERVTVNFTLVPREIQIGEVVVTAEALEYEVKKTELSVPLRPQQIATLPVNTRNFLELMALVPGMKPIGATFGSGALQPTWVGFYFEGTEYKNEIVEGGLAGQFLSPGNPFPLDAVKEARVITQLYKAEYSKAAGGVVSAVSKTGTNEFHGTAFITYRDKSLNALGVFEKEKPGFKRRQTGVSLGGPIIRDKLHFFVSYEGTFTDRFATVVVPPLFAQYAGTYKVPFSGHLGLGRLTFQPVQNHFLDFTWYGRFDRNYLGIGGGSAYERGRLFYNRVYNYVLKHQYIISPTLMNEARLNFQRYNWEIANIAPFPTPGRIYPSAFIGGFSHAPQNWFQDRYAFYNDITYTRENHVIKGGFFIQRLRYEANQKLYLYPQFYFLRDTSTTPYQARVGVGVPTVEKWNTQFGIYIQDDWTVTPYLTLNLGIRWDYETNMINNDFAVPDTIRRDLIQFFGEKYFSRGKDRKPYWKAFQPRVGVSYDISRKGETVIFGGAGIYYDRHVWNVASDEILRYTWKVYYLDFGPDRIQWDDRYYSRDELLNLISQGRVPAPEIFLIPNDLKPPMTIQYSVGLRQRFGEVLVSLSYTGVRGYNEITTYNANAKQRLTAKYGPIQVWTDAGNSWYDAIYFTFDKPYKPGSWGLNIAYTLSWTYDEFDNTIYYGYLYYTNLDMLKKAPSTLDERHRISISSTFDLPFGFKISGWGTFATGRPYLVFTGTDDNNDGVLGNDYPAGLGRNAGRVPGQRFIFKYVFAERNFNLRLSKDFSYRGVTLTLMLEAFNVFNWTNFGGYVGNMKSVLFGKPTTAGDKRQIQLGMRVSF